In Cotesia glomerata isolate CgM1 linkage group LG1, MPM_Cglom_v2.3, whole genome shotgun sequence, one genomic interval encodes:
- the LOC123273607 gene encoding serine/threonine-protein kinase mig-15 isoform X3: MAHNLAPSVNCSLDDIDLNALKDPAGIFELIEVVGNGTYGQVYKGRHTKTGQLAAIKVMDVTEDEEEEIKLEINVLKKYSNHRNIATYYGAFVKKSPPGKDDQLWLVMEYCGAGSVTDLVKSTKGQSLKEEWIAYISREILRGLSYLHSNKVIHRDIKGQNVLLTDNAEVKLVDFGVSAQLDRTIGRRNTFIGTPYWMAPEVIACDENPDATYDNRSDLWSLGITALEMAESQPPLCDLHPMRALFLIPRNMPPRLKSKKWAKKFHGFIETVLVKDYHQRPYTEQLLKHPFIRDQPTERQVRIQLKDHIDRCKKRKQEKERDDYRYSGSENEEDEPALAGEPSSIVQAPGGDTLRRNFQQIQEGRTLTQDIPQQPAHPNKEKQSSRGQREIPEPGPPARPAIPHRLIEPQPPSRPLPPTPRDDPRQPHKVSTPPSNHHSAVNSGGAGSGGSGGQAAPQRNSHIFKPMLPPRRPEDLDMLCAQLNELGVSQGPEAPPRPNRQHKSPAPAQSTNAAPHSAQPVANNEQNNKQMPQSSSILDQALSVESDSDDDFEDATGNNARNDGTLLASDPPKPLPSSDSSSSSSHNAQNHHEGGGAPNRPLPPTPDEEESGDRTLVMKRKLTPITTITSTTSSSSSSTTTTTTTTTTPTPSTTAMTNSNSSKTTTTTDDRAVVASNRHSEIDEQLLLKEWDFTRFFQGCNERLDKMKQEASSSGKSASDERSSSSSDRTLKRYDAAGRRKDQPQAQPHQPQVHHHKQNSHKSSQQSQSSQLKAVHRRQESDSKLGNTSAFARAFRRENSDFFPSTRHSAYLQKSEPRSSMFSSGNRRGSEISVAGILGKKSSGLAPGEPVLTEFSYGREPTTPTAGSGLLQRPRREKTESEIVFGSSSSRQQDFLRERHEARLLRAAAATAAEDLSSRRRSFRPSDSPTSNSLNATNSTMSSDDGGTIKSTASTTASEYSPVISQNRDGDRARSSGGGDFQRSDSSPGSRPSSVLPDLLTSSPGQRQDKSTSEEQYRQAVKTPAPLALQQKQRSFLTFGFGAGPARRESHVNVNVTPTSHDLSSDTPEIRKYKKRFNSEILCAALWGVNLLIGTENGLMLLDRSGQGKVYQLISRRRFQQMEVLEGQNILVTISGKKNRVRVYYLSWLKSKILRTDGHSDQVERRNGWINVGDLQGAVHFKIVKYERIKFLVIALKDSIEIYAWAPKPYHKFMAFKSFGELAHRPLLVDLTVEEGSRLKVIYGSADGFHAVDLDSATVYDIYLPKHTQGPICPHCIVALPHSNGMQLLLCYDNEGVYVNTYGRVSKTMVLQWGEMPTSVAYIGTGQIMGWGNKAIEIRSVETGHLDGVFMHKKAQRLKFLCERNDKVFFSSAKGGSSCQIYFMTLNKPGMANW; the protein is encoded by the exons ATGGCGCATAATTTGGCACCGAGCGTTAACTGCTCGCTCGACGACATCGACTTGAATGCACTCAag GATCCAGCGGGTATCTTCGAGCTCATCGAGGTCGTTGGCAATGGAACTTACGGTCAAGTTTACAAG ggCCGACACACCAAAACGGGCCAGCTGGCGGCCATTAAAGTTATGGACGTCACGGAG gacgaagaagaagaaataaaactcGAAATAAATGTCCTCAAAAAG tacTCAAATCACAGAAATATTGCAACATATTATGGagcttttgttaaaaaatcaccacCCGGGAAAGATGACCAGCTGTGGCTGGTTATGGAGTACTGCGGGGCTGGCTCGGTCACTGATTTAGTTAAATCAACAAAAGGCCAAAGTTTAAAGGAGGAGTGGATCGCTTATATCTCGCGAGAGATTTTAAGAGGACTCAGCTACCTTCATAGTAATAAAGTAATTCATAGGGATATCAAAGGGCAAAATGTATTGTTAACAGACAACGCCGAAGTCAAATTAg ttgatTTCGGTGTAAGTGCACAATTAGATCGTACAATCGGTAGAAGAAATACATTTATTGGTACGCCATACTGGATGGCTCCCGAAGTTATCGCATGTGATGAAAATCCAGACGCAACTTATGACAATAGGAGTGACCTGTGGTCTCTCGGTATCACGGCGCTTGAAATGGCCGAATCACAGCCTCCTCTCTGTGATTTACATCCCATGAGA GCCCTGTTTTTAATTCCACGTAACATGCCGCCGagattaaaatctaaaaaatggGCCAAGAAATTTCACGGTTTTATTGAAACGGTCCTAGTAAAGGATTATCATCAAAGGCCGTATACAGAGCAGCTACTAAAGCATCCATTCATCCGGGACCAACCAACGGAGCGTCAAGTAAGGATACAGCTGAAAGACCACATCGATCGTTGTAAGAAACGTAAACAAGAGAAAG AACGAGATGATTATCGGTACAGCGGTAGCGAAAACGAAGAAGACGAGCCAGCGCTCGCTGGTGAACCATCGTCAATCGTTCAAGCACCTGGTGGAGATACTCTACGCCGTAACTTCCAACAGATTCAAGAGGGTAGAACGTTGACCCAGGACATTCCCCAGCAGCCGGCGCATCCGAACAAAGAGAAACAGTCTAGTAGAGGCCAAAGAGAAATTCCAGAACCTGGTCCTCCAGCACGACCGGCTATTCCTCACAGACTTATCG AACCTCAACCGCCTTCTCGACCTCTACCGCCGACACCTCGTGACGATCCAAGACAACCGCACAAAGTATCAACTCCACCGTCTAATCATCACTCAGCAGTCAATTCCGGTGGAGCTGGCAGTGGCGGATCAGGTGGTCAAGCCGCTCCACAGCGAAATAGCCATATCTTCAAACCTATG CTGCCACCAAGAAGGCCGGAG GACTTGGACATGCTGTGTGCTCAACTCAACGAGCTTGGTGTGTCACAGGGCCCAGAAGCCCCGCCGAGGCCCAATCGACAACACAAGAGCCCCGCACCGGCACAGTCGACAAACGCGGCACCGCACTCGGCTCAACCTGTCGCCAATAATGAACAGAACAACAAACAGATGCCTCAATCCTCCAGTATTCTTGATCAA gcACTATCAGTTGAAAGTGACAGTGACGATGATTTCGAAGATGCTACCGGAAATAATGCACGAAATGACGGAACACTATTAGCCAGTGATCCGCCAAAACCTCT ACCGTCTTCAGATTCATCTTCATCTTCCTCGCACAATGCCCAAAACCATCATGAAG GAGGAGGCGCGCCAAATCGACCGTTACCACCAACTCCAGACGAAGAAGAATCTGGTGATCGTACGCTAGTCATGAAAAGA AAATTAACACCAATCACAACAATCACCTCCAcaacatcatcatcatcatcatcaacaaCGACAACAAccacaacaacaacaacaccAACACCAAGCACGACTGCAATGACAAATAGCAACAGTAGTAAAACAACGACGACGACGGACGATAGAGCGGTAGTTGCGAGCAACAGGCACTCCGAAATTGACGAGCAATTGCTCCTCAAGGAGTGGGACTTTACTCGCTTCTTTCAAGGGTGTAACGAAAGGTTGGATAAAATGAAACAGGAGGCGAGTAGCAGTGGGAAATCTGCTAGTGATGAGAGGTCATCATCCTCAAGTGACAGGACATTGAAGCGGTACGACGCCGCGGGAAGACGAAAAGATCAACCTCAAGCTCAACCTCACCAGCCTCAGGTTCACCATCATAAACAGAACAGTCATAAATCGTCTCAACAGTCGCAGTCATCCCAACTGAAAGCGGTTCACCGGCGTCAAGAGTCCGATTCAAAGTTGGGAAACACGAGTGCATTTGCCCGGGCATTCAGACGAGAGAACTCGGATTTTTTCCCATCAACGAGACACTCGGCCTACCTGCAAAAGTCTGAACCGCGGTCTAGTATGTTCTCCAGTGGGAACAGACGTGGCAGCGAGATAAGTGTGGCCGGAATATTGGGAAAAAAATCCAGCGGATTGGCACCCGGTGAGCCGGTACTGACAGAATTCTCCTACGGACGGGAACCGACTACGCCTACCGCTGGCAGTGGACTACTTCAGCGGCCAAGACGCGAGAAGACAGAGAGTGAAATTGTTTTCGGTAGCAGTAGCAGTAGACAGCAAGACTTTTTGCGAGAACGTCACGAGGCTAGACTGTTACGCGCTGCTGCTGCTACTGCTGCGGAAGACTTGTCCTCAAGAAGACGGAGTTTTAGGCCCTCGGATAGCCCAACCTCAAACTCGCTGAATGCTACTAACTCGACAATGTCTTCCGATGATGGAGGGACTATTAAATCTACTGCTAGTACAACTGCTAGCGAGTACAGCCCGGTTATCAGTCAG AATCGTGATGGTGATCGTGCGAGAAGTAGCGGCGGCGGTGATTTCCAGAGGTCAGACTCATCACCAGGCTCACGACCAAGCTCTGTTCTCCCAGACCTTTTGACCTCGTCACCGGGTCAGCGACAAGACAAATCAACCAGCGAAGAG CAGTATCGACAAGCTGTTAAAACACCCGCACCTCTTGCACTCCAACAGAAACAGCGTTCATTCCTGACATTTGGTTTTGGTGCCGGTCCTGCACGAAGAGAATCACATGTTAACGTCAATGTTACACCAACAAGTCACGATTTGTCCTCAGATACACCTGAAATACGAAAATACAAAAAACGTTTCAATAGTGAAATACTTTGCGCTGCATTATggg GCGTGAATCTACTAATTGGAACGGAGAACGGGTTAATGTTGCTAGACAGAAGCGGACAAGGGAAAGTCTATCAGTTAATAAGCAGAAGACGATTTCAGCAGATGGAAGTACTCGAAGGACAAAATATTCTAGTGACTATCagcggaaaaaaaaatcgtgtcaGGGTTTACTAcctttcttggctcaagagtAAAATACTGCGGACTGATGGCCACAGTGAC CAAGTAGAACGACGTAATGGATGGATAAATGTAGGCGATCTCCAGGGTGCTGTGCACTTCAAAATAGTCAAGTACGagagaataaaatttctcGTCATCGCTCTTAAAGACTCGATAGAGATTTACGCTTGGGCACCGAAACCCTATCACAAATTCATGGCCTTTAAATCATTCGGTGAGCTAGCTCACCGTCCACTACTCGTCGATCTCACTGTCGAAGAGGGTTCCAGATTAAAAGTTATCTACGGCAGTGCCGACGGTTTTCATGCGGTCGATTTGGACTCCGCAACTGTTTACGATATTTATCTTCCAAAACAC ACTCAGGGACCCATTTGTCCACATTGTATTGTCGCATTACCACACAGTAATGGTATGCAATTGTTGTTGTGTTACGACAACGAAGGTGTTTACGTCAATACGTATGGTCGTGTATCCAAGACAATGGTCTTGCAGTGGGGCGAAATGCCAACTAGTGTGGCATATATTGGTACTGGTCAAATAATGGGTTGGGGTAATAAAGCTATTGAAATAAGAAGTGTCGAGACTGGTCATCTTGATGGCGTATTTATGCACAAAAAAGCTCAACGGCTCAAGTTCCTCTGTGAACGTAATGATAAg GTATTTTTCTCGTCAGCGAAAGGCGGTAGCTCATGTCAAATTTACTTCATGACGTTAAACAAACCGGGTATGGCTAACTGGTGA
- the LOC123273607 gene encoding serine/threonine-protein kinase mig-15 isoform X5 yields the protein MAHNLAPSVNCSLDDIDLNALKDPAGIFELIEVVGNGTYGQVYKGRHTKTGQLAAIKVMDVTEDEEEEIKLEINVLKKYSNHRNIATYYGAFVKKSPPGKDDQLWLVMEYCGAGSVTDLVKSTKGQSLKEEWIAYISREILRGLSYLHSNKVIHRDIKGQNVLLTDNAEVKLVDFGVSAQLDRTIGRRNTFIGTPYWMAPEVIACDENPDATYDNRSDLWSLGITALEMAESQPPLCDLHPMRALFLIPRNMPPRLKSKKWAKKFHGFIETVLVKDYHQRPYTEQLLKHPFIRDQPTERQVRIQLKDHIDRCKKRKQEKERDDYRYSGSENEEDEPALAGEPSSIVQAPGGDTLRRNFQQIQEGRTLTQDIPQQPAHPNKEKQSSRGQREIPEPGPPARPAIPHRLIEPQPPSRPLPPTPRDDPRQPHKVSTPPSNHHSAVNSGGAGSGGSGGQAAPQRNSHIFKPMLPPRRPEDLDMLCAQLNELGVSQGPEAPPRPNRQHKSPAPAQSTNAAPHSAQPVANNEQNNKQMPQSSSILDQALSVESDSDDDFEDATGNNARNDGTLLASDPPKPLPEFAFRPSSDSSSSSSHNAQNHHEGGGAPNRPLPPTPDEEESGDRTLVMKRKLTPITTITSTTSSSSSSTTTTTTTTTTPTPSTTAMTNSNSSKTTTTTDDRAVVASNRHSEIDEQLLLKEWDFTRFFQGCNERLDKMKQEASSSGKSASDERSSSSSDRTLKRYDAAGRRKDQPQAQPHQPQVHHHKQNSHKSSQQSQSSQLKAVHRRQESDSKLGNTSAFARAFRRENSDFFPSTRHSAYLQKSEPRSSMFSSGNRRGSEISVAGILGKKSSGLAPGEPVLTEFSYGREPTTPTAGSGLLQRPRREKTESEIVFGSSSSRQQDFLRERHEARLLRAAAATAAEDLSSRRRSFRPSDSPTSNSLNATNSTMSSDDGGTIKSTASTTASEYSPVISQNRDGDRARSSGGGDFQRSDSSPGSRPSSVLPDLLTSSPGQRQDKSTSEEKQRSFLTFGFGAGPARRESHVNVNVTPTSHDLSSDTPEIRKYKKRFNSEILCAALWGVNLLIGTENGLMLLDRSGQGKVYQLISRRRFQQMEVLEGQNILVTISGKKNRVRVYYLSWLKSKILRTDGHSDQVERRNGWINVGDLQGAVHFKIVKYERIKFLVIALKDSIEIYAWAPKPYHKFMAFKSFGELAHRPLLVDLTVEEGSRLKVIYGSADGFHAVDLDSATVYDIYLPKHTQGPICPHCIVALPHSNGMQLLLCYDNEGVYVNTYGRVSKTMVLQWGEMPTSVAYIGTGQIMGWGNKAIEIRSVETGHLDGVFMHKKAQRLKFLCERNDKVFFSSAKGGSSCQIYFMTLNKPGMANW from the exons ATGGCGCATAATTTGGCACCGAGCGTTAACTGCTCGCTCGACGACATCGACTTGAATGCACTCAag GATCCAGCGGGTATCTTCGAGCTCATCGAGGTCGTTGGCAATGGAACTTACGGTCAAGTTTACAAG ggCCGACACACCAAAACGGGCCAGCTGGCGGCCATTAAAGTTATGGACGTCACGGAG gacgaagaagaagaaataaaactcGAAATAAATGTCCTCAAAAAG tacTCAAATCACAGAAATATTGCAACATATTATGGagcttttgttaaaaaatcaccacCCGGGAAAGATGACCAGCTGTGGCTGGTTATGGAGTACTGCGGGGCTGGCTCGGTCACTGATTTAGTTAAATCAACAAAAGGCCAAAGTTTAAAGGAGGAGTGGATCGCTTATATCTCGCGAGAGATTTTAAGAGGACTCAGCTACCTTCATAGTAATAAAGTAATTCATAGGGATATCAAAGGGCAAAATGTATTGTTAACAGACAACGCCGAAGTCAAATTAg ttgatTTCGGTGTAAGTGCACAATTAGATCGTACAATCGGTAGAAGAAATACATTTATTGGTACGCCATACTGGATGGCTCCCGAAGTTATCGCATGTGATGAAAATCCAGACGCAACTTATGACAATAGGAGTGACCTGTGGTCTCTCGGTATCACGGCGCTTGAAATGGCCGAATCACAGCCTCCTCTCTGTGATTTACATCCCATGAGA GCCCTGTTTTTAATTCCACGTAACATGCCGCCGagattaaaatctaaaaaatggGCCAAGAAATTTCACGGTTTTATTGAAACGGTCCTAGTAAAGGATTATCATCAAAGGCCGTATACAGAGCAGCTACTAAAGCATCCATTCATCCGGGACCAACCAACGGAGCGTCAAGTAAGGATACAGCTGAAAGACCACATCGATCGTTGTAAGAAACGTAAACAAGAGAAAG AACGAGATGATTATCGGTACAGCGGTAGCGAAAACGAAGAAGACGAGCCAGCGCTCGCTGGTGAACCATCGTCAATCGTTCAAGCACCTGGTGGAGATACTCTACGCCGTAACTTCCAACAGATTCAAGAGGGTAGAACGTTGACCCAGGACATTCCCCAGCAGCCGGCGCATCCGAACAAAGAGAAACAGTCTAGTAGAGGCCAAAGAGAAATTCCAGAACCTGGTCCTCCAGCACGACCGGCTATTCCTCACAGACTTATCG AACCTCAACCGCCTTCTCGACCTCTACCGCCGACACCTCGTGACGATCCAAGACAACCGCACAAAGTATCAACTCCACCGTCTAATCATCACTCAGCAGTCAATTCCGGTGGAGCTGGCAGTGGCGGATCAGGTGGTCAAGCCGCTCCACAGCGAAATAGCCATATCTTCAAACCTATG CTGCCACCAAGAAGGCCGGAG GACTTGGACATGCTGTGTGCTCAACTCAACGAGCTTGGTGTGTCACAGGGCCCAGAAGCCCCGCCGAGGCCCAATCGACAACACAAGAGCCCCGCACCGGCACAGTCGACAAACGCGGCACCGCACTCGGCTCAACCTGTCGCCAATAATGAACAGAACAACAAACAGATGCCTCAATCCTCCAGTATTCTTGATCAA gcACTATCAGTTGAAAGTGACAGTGACGATGATTTCGAAGATGCTACCGGAAATAATGCACGAAATGACGGAACACTATTAGCCAGTGATCCGCCAAAACCTCT TCCTGAATTTGCTTTCAGACCGTCTTCAGATTCATCTTCATCTTCCTCGCACAATGCCCAAAACCATCATGAAG GAGGAGGCGCGCCAAATCGACCGTTACCACCAACTCCAGACGAAGAAGAATCTGGTGATCGTACGCTAGTCATGAAAAGA AAATTAACACCAATCACAACAATCACCTCCAcaacatcatcatcatcatcatcaacaaCGACAACAAccacaacaacaacaacaccAACACCAAGCACGACTGCAATGACAAATAGCAACAGTAGTAAAACAACGACGACGACGGACGATAGAGCGGTAGTTGCGAGCAACAGGCACTCCGAAATTGACGAGCAATTGCTCCTCAAGGAGTGGGACTTTACTCGCTTCTTTCAAGGGTGTAACGAAAGGTTGGATAAAATGAAACAGGAGGCGAGTAGCAGTGGGAAATCTGCTAGTGATGAGAGGTCATCATCCTCAAGTGACAGGACATTGAAGCGGTACGACGCCGCGGGAAGACGAAAAGATCAACCTCAAGCTCAACCTCACCAGCCTCAGGTTCACCATCATAAACAGAACAGTCATAAATCGTCTCAACAGTCGCAGTCATCCCAACTGAAAGCGGTTCACCGGCGTCAAGAGTCCGATTCAAAGTTGGGAAACACGAGTGCATTTGCCCGGGCATTCAGACGAGAGAACTCGGATTTTTTCCCATCAACGAGACACTCGGCCTACCTGCAAAAGTCTGAACCGCGGTCTAGTATGTTCTCCAGTGGGAACAGACGTGGCAGCGAGATAAGTGTGGCCGGAATATTGGGAAAAAAATCCAGCGGATTGGCACCCGGTGAGCCGGTACTGACAGAATTCTCCTACGGACGGGAACCGACTACGCCTACCGCTGGCAGTGGACTACTTCAGCGGCCAAGACGCGAGAAGACAGAGAGTGAAATTGTTTTCGGTAGCAGTAGCAGTAGACAGCAAGACTTTTTGCGAGAACGTCACGAGGCTAGACTGTTACGCGCTGCTGCTGCTACTGCTGCGGAAGACTTGTCCTCAAGAAGACGGAGTTTTAGGCCCTCGGATAGCCCAACCTCAAACTCGCTGAATGCTACTAACTCGACAATGTCTTCCGATGATGGAGGGACTATTAAATCTACTGCTAGTACAACTGCTAGCGAGTACAGCCCGGTTATCAGTCAG AATCGTGATGGTGATCGTGCGAGAAGTAGCGGCGGCGGTGATTTCCAGAGGTCAGACTCATCACCAGGCTCACGACCAAGCTCTGTTCTCCCAGACCTTTTGACCTCGTCACCGGGTCAGCGACAAGACAAATCAACCAGCGAAGAG AAACAGCGTTCATTCCTGACATTTGGTTTTGGTGCCGGTCCTGCACGAAGAGAATCACATGTTAACGTCAATGTTACACCAACAAGTCACGATTTGTCCTCAGATACACCTGAAATACGAAAATACAAAAAACGTTTCAATAGTGAAATACTTTGCGCTGCATTATggg GCGTGAATCTACTAATTGGAACGGAGAACGGGTTAATGTTGCTAGACAGAAGCGGACAAGGGAAAGTCTATCAGTTAATAAGCAGAAGACGATTTCAGCAGATGGAAGTACTCGAAGGACAAAATATTCTAGTGACTATCagcggaaaaaaaaatcgtgtcaGGGTTTACTAcctttcttggctcaagagtAAAATACTGCGGACTGATGGCCACAGTGAC CAAGTAGAACGACGTAATGGATGGATAAATGTAGGCGATCTCCAGGGTGCTGTGCACTTCAAAATAGTCAAGTACGagagaataaaatttctcGTCATCGCTCTTAAAGACTCGATAGAGATTTACGCTTGGGCACCGAAACCCTATCACAAATTCATGGCCTTTAAATCATTCGGTGAGCTAGCTCACCGTCCACTACTCGTCGATCTCACTGTCGAAGAGGGTTCCAGATTAAAAGTTATCTACGGCAGTGCCGACGGTTTTCATGCGGTCGATTTGGACTCCGCAACTGTTTACGATATTTATCTTCCAAAACAC ACTCAGGGACCCATTTGTCCACATTGTATTGTCGCATTACCACACAGTAATGGTATGCAATTGTTGTTGTGTTACGACAACGAAGGTGTTTACGTCAATACGTATGGTCGTGTATCCAAGACAATGGTCTTGCAGTGGGGCGAAATGCCAACTAGTGTGGCATATATTGGTACTGGTCAAATAATGGGTTGGGGTAATAAAGCTATTGAAATAAGAAGTGTCGAGACTGGTCATCTTGATGGCGTATTTATGCACAAAAAAGCTCAACGGCTCAAGTTCCTCTGTGAACGTAATGATAAg GTATTTTTCTCGTCAGCGAAAGGCGGTAGCTCATGTCAAATTTACTTCATGACGTTAAACAAACCGGGTATGGCTAACTGGTGA